The following are encoded together in the Gadus chalcogrammus isolate NIFS_2021 chromosome 2, NIFS_Gcha_1.0, whole genome shotgun sequence genome:
- the pvalb8 gene encoding parvalbumin 8 isoform X1, whose protein sequence is MVQNQKGALSISALTKTKFKMSLSSILSADAIDNAIKDCQAPDSFCPKKFFQICGLSKKSPAEVKKAFAIMDNDASGFIEEEELKFFLQRFSPGARVLTAAETKNFLSAADDDSDGKIGADEFQSLVLA, encoded by the exons ATGGTGCAAAACCAAAAGGGTGCTCTCTCGATCAGCGCGTTGACTAAGACAAA GTTTAAAATGTCTCTCTCATCCATTCTTTCTGCTGATGCCATCGACAACGCTATCAAGGACTGCCAAG CTCCGGATTCCTTCTGTCCCAAGAAGTTCTTTCAGATCTGTGGTCTTTCCAAGAAGAGTCCAGCAGAGGTGAAAAAAGCGTTCGCCATTATGGACAATGATGCCAGCGGCTTCATCGAGGAAGAAGAGCTCAA GTTTTTCCTCCAGAGGTTTTCTCCTGGAGCACGTGTGTTGACCGCCGCAGAGACCAAGAACTTCCTGTCTGCTGCCGACGACGACAGTGACGGCAAAATCGGTGCTGATG AGTTCCAGTCCTTAGTCTTGGCCTAA
- the pvalb8 gene encoding parvalbumin 8 isoform X2: MSLSSILSADAIDNAIKDCQAPDSFCPKKFFQICGLSKKSPAEVKKAFAIMDNDASGFIEEEELKFFLQRFSPGARVLTAAETKNFLSAADDDSDGKIGADEFQSLVLA; this comes from the exons ATGTCTCTCTCATCCATTCTTTCTGCTGATGCCATCGACAACGCTATCAAGGACTGCCAAG CTCCGGATTCCTTCTGTCCCAAGAAGTTCTTTCAGATCTGTGGTCTTTCCAAGAAGAGTCCAGCAGAGGTGAAAAAAGCGTTCGCCATTATGGACAATGATGCCAGCGGCTTCATCGAGGAAGAAGAGCTCAA GTTTTTCCTCCAGAGGTTTTCTCCTGGAGCACGTGTGTTGACCGCCGCAGAGACCAAGAACTTCCTGTCTGCTGCCGACGACGACAGTGACGGCAAAATCGGTGCTGATG AGTTCCAGTCCTTAGTCTTGGCCTAA
- the pvalb4 gene encoding parvalbumin 4: MAFAGILKDAEVAAALEACKSAGSFDHTKFFKSCGLAGKSSDDVKKAFGIIDQDQSDFIEEEELKLFLQNFSASARALSDAETKAFLKAGDSDGDGKIGVDEFAAMVKA, translated from the exons ATGGCATTCGCAGGAATTCTGAAGGATGCGGAAGTTGCTGCAGCCCTGGAAGCCTGCAAAT CCGCCGGCTCATTTGACCATACAAAGTTTTTCAAATCCTGCGGTCTGGCCGGAAAGTCCTCCGATGACGTCAAGAAGGCCTTCGGCATCATTGACCAGGACCAGAGCGACTtcattgaggaggaggagctgaa gctgTTCCTGCAGAACTTCAGCGCAAGTGCACGCGCGCTGAGCGATGCTGAGACAAAGGCTTTCCTGAAGGCCGGAGACTCCGACGGGGACGGCAAGATAGGAGTTGATG AGTTTGCTGCCATGGTGAAGGCATAA
- the LOC130374217 gene encoding parvalbumin beta-1, with protein sequence MSFAGVLADADVKAALAGCAAADSFNYKTFFKACGLAAKSHEEVKKAFFVIDQDQSGFIEEDELKLFLQTFGAGARELTAAETKAFLAAGDEDGDGMIGVDEFVTLVKA encoded by the exons ATGTCCTTCGCTGGAGTACTCGCTGACGCTGACGTCAAGGCCGCCCTCGCCGGCTGCGCAG CTGCTGACTCCTTCAACTACAAGACCTTCTTCAAGGCATGCGGTCTGGCCGCCAAGTCCCACGAGGAAGTCAAGAAGGCTTTCTTCGTCATTGACCAGGACCAGAGCGGCTTCATTGAGGAGGATGAGCTTAA GCTCTTCCTGCAGACCTTCGGCGCCGGAGCAAGGGAACTCACCGCTGCTGAGACCAAGGCCTTCCTCGCCGCTGGTGACGAGGATGGTGATGGCATGATCGGAGTTGATG AGTTTGTCACCCTTGTGAAGGCATAA